Proteins encoded within one genomic window of Thermoproteota archaeon:
- a CDS encoding sulfurtransferase TusA family protein, with the protein MTDVEPTISIDARGISCPGPLTNLIKAYRKAKNGDVIEVLATDPGFKSDVKAWIERTGNELISVTEEGGVIRALIRVTAK; encoded by the coding sequence ATGACGGATGTAGAGCCGACAATTTCCATCGATGCTAGGGGCATATCCTGCCCCGGTCCCCTGACGAACCTCATCAAGGCCTACAGGAAGGCCAAGAACGGGGATGTGATAGAGGTCCTGGCGACGGATCCGGGGTTCAAGAGCGATGTGAAGGCGTGGATCGAGAGGACTGGAAATGAGCTGATAAGCGTGACGGAGGAAGGAGGGGTCATAAGGGCCCTGATAAGGGTCACGGCCAAGTGA